A segment of the Brienomyrus brachyistius isolate T26 chromosome 4, BBRACH_0.4, whole genome shotgun sequence genome:
CAGTCGACTCAGTGATGCCACCTAGtggatactttgttgaattagatttggcgtcaggttcATCCAACTCACTCCACGTTCGAAAACCACAGATTTCGACGAAGTGGACAGCATCTACGTTTTCACGGAAGATGAAGTGATCGAGTACGACGGAGAGCTTGCTGCTGACACTCTGGTGGAATTCATCTATGATGTGAGTAGAATTTTGAATTCTCTCTTGGTTTTCCTCTTACGTCACTCCCTTGCATTGCAAATTATTTTACGTACTTTTATGAAATCTAACTTCCCACCTTCCccttttctgtattattcaaTCATTTCATTGCGTGAAATTTCTGCATGCGAACCTGATTTTCCACATAAAATATTTCTTGCCTTCGGTCCTCAAGCTCCATTCTTCTTGCAGGTTCTGGAGGACCCAGTGGAGTACATTGAGAATGAGAGGGAACTGAGAGCTTTCGAGGACATTGATGAGGATATCAAACTGGTGGGCTACTTCAAGAATGAAAAATCCGATCGTACGTACTAGAAGCTATGGAGATTCTCAGCAATATTTGAACTGATAGTATAacaataaaattttatttatggAGTATCAGGTATATAACAAATGCATATAGACATATAACAATAATATATTAAAAACGTTGATTTACATcagggtgtccaatcttatctgcaaagggccagtgtgtattcAGGTTTGCACTGCAACTCTCTAATTAGgtaactaattagaggactgattggctgaagagtcctcacacctgagtTTGAACATCTTacctacaggttaccccaaaatCCTGCCCTGCATACAAaccggccctttgcagataagagtGGACACCCCATATTTACATAATACTACTAAACCATTTTTAAATTTATCTAAAAATCTGTCATGTTCTGTCATGACCAGGTATCCAAAGAATGGGTAATGCATGTACTGTACTTACAAAGTCAAGTATATCATCCATATTGACCTGTTACCTGTATTTAGTATTATTCCATGCAACAGTAAAGGATCTGATTGGTTTATCATTGCAGAATTTGCTGAGTATGAGGATGCTGCGGAAGAGTTCCACCCCTTCATCAAGTTCTTTGCTACATTTGACGCCAAGGTACTTAGAACCCTCAGAGATCGGCATTGTCTCTTCACTCCAAATTTCAGGGTCCACATTACAAACTCCTTGGTATTAGTCTAGTGCTGTTCTCCAACGACAGTAGAATTTTATGATAGGAGTCACTGGTTTTTATAAAGAACCAAAGTCTTCCCACCAAAACTAGTGTGCCATGATATCCAGGGTCCTGGGTACCCTCTTTCCAGGCTTGAAACACATCTTCCTTCTCTTCTAGGTTGCCAAGAAGCTAGACCTAAAGATGAATGAGGTGGATTTCTATGAGCCCTTCATGGATGATCCCATCACCATCCCTGGAAAACCATACTCAGAGGAAGAACTTGTTGAGTTCATCGAAGATCATGACAGGTAAGTCATTTTAAAACATAGACAGTTAATACTAATGATCATCACATGATGATAGATACATACAGATATACACAAAGACCCATTAATATGCATGTTTATTTGTAAGCAACCCAAAGGGATGTAAAGGCACTAACAGACaaaaatcaaaatgaaaaaaatacagaatgttACCCATCTAAACACCTTCAAATGTGTCTTTTTAATGCAGACCAACCCTGCGCAAATTACAGCCCCATAACATGTATGATGTCTGGGTAAGTCTTTCTGACTTCAATAATTGCCACATCACTATTATATATACTTTTAGTTAATTCACTTTAATAAAGACAGACAAGTAGGTCCATAGCAAGGATAATAAATAATAGATACAGGCTTACATATATACTAGCATCTACTTGTATCCTCTTAGTTAATCCCTGAAATAAAAAGGCCAGCACAAATGTAGAATGCTTCCTACAGCAGTTTCCTCATGGGTGCCGCTCACCTTCTCTTCTCAGGAGGACGATATCGATGATGAACATATCATCGTTTTTGCCGAGGAGTCTGACCCTGGTAAAGTGCTCTGGGCTGCGGGGGAAGTGAGAAAGTGGAGAGTGTGATGTTTTTGGCCGTGACAGGCTCTCTCATACGTGTTTTCCTGTTACCATTTGCATGCATCTGTCCTTGTGATTACATATGCCGTAATTGTGGATACTATATATTAATGAAAACCAAGAAACATTTTTCTCCATCTGATTTCTTGGCAAGAATCTAAGTATATGTCTATATTCCCTCAGATGGCTTTGAGTTCCTGGAAGTTGTAAAAGAGGTAGCTGAGGACAACACTGACCACCCTCACCTTAGCATTCTCTGGATTGACCCTGATGACTTTCCCCTGGTAATATTTTTATTGGAATTTTATAAGGTTTTATAAACATTGTATGTATTTCAaatatgctaattaattaaatattgggacaaAACACCTACCTTCCTAGCTAACTGTCTAcctgttgttttatttatttttgtatcaaTCTCTGACCTGTTTTCTTTTACAGCTTGTCCCTTACTGGGAAAAGACCTTCGACATCGACCTGTCCACCCCACAGATTGGTGTTGTGGACACTGATGATGTAAGTTTCAACAACGTTTAAAGGCAAAATGTAAAGTACCGTgcagaagtcttaggcagtcaaagaaaatgtttatagGTATTTATCTGGctaagaaaaaaacacaaattagcATTACAACATTTGCAAATtaacagtaatacaataaacaaGGATTTCTTCTGTTATCTGAAAAGTCACGTATATCTTGTCCGACAGCTAGACAAACACTACTTCGGTTCCCAAACCGCTCCTTAGAGGCACCGcaaccattccatgtatttgttaaattttacCATCAGctcgattgattgattgattgattagaTATCTCAATGTGACATTGATTAGCTAAACAAgatggggttagggttgagTCAAAAAATCCTATGGTGTATTGAATAGTaactgcaaatactgggatgattttaggagagattttgaaaaAGTCAAGCTGACACAAGCTGACACATACATaatgtcatagttttacaccaacatgatgaTCATCTaagcataatttctttgtatgtcCAGTGTATCAATAGTCTGCAGTGTAGTATTCATTTAAGAGGTATGTTAATAAAGATTTCTATAGATATGTTTAGTCAATTTATTATTTCCTCTCCATACAGAAAAGACAATTGTAGATAATTGTTTATTAGCAAAAAATGTAATTCTTGAATCGGTTTGAAATCAAATACTTTACCCTTCCTGTTTAGGGTGACAGCGTGTGGATGGACATAGACCATGAAGATGACTTGCCAACTGTAGATGAGCTGGAAGACTGGATTGAGGATGTACTGGAGGACAAAATCGAtcctgatgatgatgacgacgacgatgatgacgacgacgatgatgatgacgacgacgatgacgacgacgacgacgatgatgacgacgatgatgacgacgatgatgacgacgatgacgacgacgatgatgacgacgatgacgacgacgacgatgatgatgacgatgatgacgacgatgacgacgacgatgatgacgacgacgatgatgacgacgacgatgatgatgacgacgatgatgatgacgacgatgatgacgatgatgatgacgacgatTAAATTCTTTGTGCCATATTTTAAATTGTTTAGCGTTGCCTAAACTGGCATGAAGCTATCACATCCTTCAACTTTTACAAATTCAACCTATTCCTCGTCTCATGTTGTCAACCTTTGTTTTGATAAAATTTGTCAGCTGTTCTGCCCTTCATGTTCAAAGTTTTCCCCTGCCATACAGGCCCCATCTTACAACTTGCACCAGGGCCACGGTCCGTTCCTTGGAAGGGACCATTTTTATTGTTCATGCAGCCTTTCGCTCATTCCCCAAACCCTCACTTCAGTATTGGCACTTTTTTCTCTTTGAAACAGACCCAGTCTATATGCAGTAGATTCCACCCCCACAAAGCCAAATTTCATGTAAGGTGATCCAAGCCAATATTAATACTACAAATTCATTATCATTACActattatatttaaataaaaaatgtgatCATTTTACATTATATGTTAAACTgatgaaaataatatttaatagatattaaaacatattttcccATATATGGCTCCAGGACCTCCCACAACTGTAACcgggataagtggttagaagatggatggatggaggaatggatggatgaatgaatgagtggatgaatggatattttcccatttaaaaTATGATCCTTATGTTTCCAACTTACTAATTTTACATAAAAATCAAAGAGAACGTGGATGTTGTAATATATCTAGTAAGTGGGGGCAAGGGTGGTGCCTGTGTAACACAATCAGTAAAAACAGgttatgatatatatatatatatatatatatatatatatatatatatacacacacaaacacacatatatatacatacatatatatatatatatatatatatacacaca
Coding sequences within it:
- the casq1a gene encoding calsequestrin-1a, which codes for MKLYWVLLGVLLSFGGLSWGQKGLDIPEYDGKDRVHDLTIKNYKNIMKKYDVMVVYYHEHVGDSRVAQKQFEMEELALELAAQVLEDIDDEDIGFGLVDEKKDNVLAKKLDFDEVDSIYVFTEDEVIEYDGELAADTLVEFIYDVLEDPVEYIENERELRAFEDIDEDIKLVGYFKNEKSDQFAEYEDAAEEFHPFIKFFATFDAKVAKKLDLKMNEVDFYEPFMDDPITIPGKPYSEEELVEFIEDHDRPTLRKLQPHNMYDVWEDDIDDEHIIVFAEESDPDGFEFLEVVKEVAEDNTDHPHLSILWIDPDDFPLLVPYWEKTFDIDLSTPQIGVVDTDDGDSVWMDIDHEDDLPTVDELEDWIEDVLEDKIDPDDDDDDDDDDDDDDDDDDDDDDDDDDDDDDDDDDDDDDDDDDDDDDDDDDDDDDDDDDDDDDDDDDDDDDDDDDDDDDDDDDDDDDDDD